A genomic stretch from uncultured Pseudodesulfovibrio sp. includes:
- a CDS encoding flagellin, with protein sequence MSLVINHNLMAMNAQRNLSDHYGRLGVSTRRLSSGLRVGTAADDAAGLAIRELMRSEISSLHQGIRNASDAISLIQTADGALQVIDEKLIRMKELAMQASTGTYNSDQRLIIDSEYQAMSSEITRIANATDFNGIYLLNGNLSGDPAIDHDGTGLQSTGPLKIHFGTGNDCAEDYYYVAIQGSTASAFGLGQAAALDTNKTTWEAQNAGKAISTQGLAQAAMEAINNAIISKDKIRANLGSMQNRLENTITNLGIQAENLQAAESRISDVDVAQEMTEFVRNQILTQSAVAMLAQANSLPRMAMQLIGG encoded by the coding sequence ATGTCTTTAGTCATTAACCACAACCTCATGGCGATGAACGCCCAGAGAAACCTGTCCGACCACTATGGTCGTCTGGGTGTCTCCACCAGGCGTTTGTCATCCGGTCTTCGCGTCGGCACGGCTGCCGATGACGCTGCCGGACTGGCGATTCGCGAGCTCATGCGCTCGGAAATCAGCTCACTGCACCAGGGCATTCGTAATGCTTCTGATGCCATTTCGCTGATCCAGACCGCTGACGGCGCACTGCAGGTCATCGACGAAAAGCTCATTCGCATGAAAGAGCTGGCCATGCAGGCATCCACGGGTACCTACAACTCTGATCAGCGTCTGATCATCGACTCCGAGTATCAGGCAATGTCCTCGGAAATTACCCGTATCGCCAACGCAACAGATTTTAACGGAATTTATCTCCTGAACGGCAACCTGTCCGGCGACCCTGCCATCGATCACGACGGCACAGGTTTGCAGTCCACCGGCCCCCTGAAGATTCACTTCGGCACCGGCAATGACTGCGCAGAAGACTATTACTATGTTGCCATTCAGGGTTCCACCGCTTCCGCATTCGGTTTGGGTCAGGCTGCGGCACTCGACACCAATAAGACAACCTGGGAAGCGCAGAACGCCGGCAAGGCCATTTCCACACAAGGTCTGGCGCAGGCAGCCATGGAAGCGATCAACAACGCGATCATTTCCAAGGACAAGATCCGCGCAAACCTCGGTTCTATGCAGAACCGTCTGGAAAACACCATCACCAACCTGGGTATCCAGGCCGAGAACCTGCAGGCAGCTGAATCCCGCATTTCCGACGTCGACGTGGCGCAGGAAATGACAGAATTCGTCCGCAACCAGATTCTCACCCAGTCAGCAGTTGCCATGCTCGCACAGGCCAACTCTCTGCCGAGAATGGCCATGCAGCTCATCGGCGGCTAA
- a CDS encoding glycosyltransferase family 9 protein has product MADKKPILVLQMQRMGDLILSYPLMLWLARRYPGHPIFVAAEQSFYTPLMKLSPAVTYFPWSGLHVLKRHSFELVLNLSIQEKAAILAGEVTAEQKLGPVQSPDGSRFVHGDWQLYRTSLVKNNLYNRYHWAELNALGAVSHTEIQTTQFSIPRTLAGGNKVGLFLGASDAAKRPSADFWASLIDELHGRNLRPVLFGGPAEKELSQKVVSLAKGPALNMCGTLGLDEFSVVGQTLGLFITPDTGPMHLAAWSGLHCLNLSMGNVNPWETGPYSPGHYVLRANMDCAKGCWQCTRDRLYCHDAFKPGRVAALAARILAGDASTKLAKLDLPGLTVFKTGKSDLGLYHLERLDPMPPDAERLLSRFWQRYFGYEFGLWDSSLPSTAWTDLINSAELEAEGLLAHIPEMGRQFKHGLKRGTILDESFWTDSPAMVKPLTGYAHMYLENNDYSRPAWARILMLLEKLVAACQ; this is encoded by the coding sequence ATGGCGGACAAAAAACCGATCCTTGTACTCCAGATGCAGCGGATGGGCGACCTGATCCTTTCCTACCCGCTCATGCTCTGGCTTGCCCGCCGTTATCCCGGTCACCCCATTTTTGTCGCAGCCGAACAGTCTTTTTACACGCCGCTCATGAAACTTTCCCCGGCGGTCACCTATTTCCCGTGGTCCGGCCTGCATGTTCTCAAACGACATTCATTCGAACTCGTCCTCAATCTGTCCATTCAGGAAAAAGCTGCCATTCTTGCCGGTGAGGTTACCGCAGAACAAAAACTTGGTCCGGTCCAATCTCCCGATGGTTCCCGTTTTGTCCATGGGGACTGGCAGCTCTACCGAACGTCACTTGTCAAAAACAATCTATACAACAGATATCACTGGGCAGAACTGAATGCGCTGGGTGCTGTATCCCATACGGAAATACAAACAACTCAATTCAGCATACCCCGTACCCTTGCAGGTGGAAACAAAGTCGGACTATTTCTGGGAGCAAGCGATGCAGCCAAACGGCCCTCCGCCGATTTCTGGGCCTCCCTGATTGATGAACTGCATGGGCGCAATCTACGGCCTGTCCTGTTCGGCGGCCCAGCAGAAAAGGAGCTGAGCCAGAAGGTGGTCTCGCTGGCCAAAGGCCCAGCCCTGAATATGTGCGGAACACTCGGCCTGGATGAATTCAGTGTCGTCGGCCAAACGCTGGGCCTGTTCATTACCCCGGACACCGGCCCCATGCATCTGGCGGCATGGTCCGGTTTACACTGCCTGAACCTATCCATGGGCAACGTCAATCCATGGGAAACCGGCCCGTATTCACCAGGGCATTACGTTCTTCGGGCAAACATGGACTGCGCCAAGGGATGCTGGCAATGCACCCGTGACCGGCTCTACTGTCACGATGCATTTAAACCCGGGCGCGTCGCCGCACTCGCCGCCCGCATACTGGCTGGTGACGCCTCAACCAAACTTGCCAAACTGGACCTGCCCGGATTGACTGTGTTCAAAACCGGCAAGTCGGATCTTGGCCTCTACCATCTTGAAAGGCTCGACCCGATGCCACCGGATGCAGAGAGGCTTCTTTCCCGCTTCTGGCAACGCTATTTCGGCTATGAATTCGGTCTATGGGACAGCAGTCTTCCGTCAACGGCCTGGACCGATCTGATCAATAGTGCAGAACTCGAAGCAGAAGGCTTGCTGGCACACATCCCGGAAATGGGACGTCAGTTCAAACACGGACTGAAACGCGGCACAATCCTCGATGAATCCTTCTGGACAGACAGCCCTGCAATGGTCAAGCCTCTCACAGGATACGCCCATATGTATCTTGAAAACAACGACTATTCCCGCCCGGCCTGGGCTAGGATATTGATGCTACTCGAAAAACTGGTCGCAGCCTGCCAATAA
- a CDS encoding acetate--CoA ligase family protein yields the protein MQPDAHLRSLFNPDSIAIIGVSRSSHKLGNVILSNLIAAGYKGTIFPVNPAGGEILGIPTFSDISALPKPPDLGIIVLPREKVLNAMQELAEANVSAICVITAGFRETGRDGFEIEMKMAELARRKGITLLGPNTLGLINTATGLNATIAQAKPTKGSIAFFSQSGALCSAILDWADGENIGFSKFISLGNKAGISEADVLESLGEDPDTKVIIGYLESVDDGQNFLTKARAVTNKKPIIIIKAGTTQAGARATSSHTGSIAGSVIASTAAFKQAGIIPVKSLESLFDLARAFAEQPLPKGPNLTVVTNSGGPGILAADACEAANLNLARPSTATLEKLTEVLPPFAAIYNPIDIIGDAKAERYRATLEAVAQDTMTNAILVLLTPTASAEIEATAQVIIDVAQTCDKPIFASFMGDERIGPGRDMLLQAGIPCYGYPEPAVRAISAMHAHYQWKTRPYPVEVCFRRDKGRAERTIQSLMAQGISELPFSEAMDIAMAYELPVPETRLVRTSDQAVRAAKKLGYPVALKLVSPHIPSRSDVNGVALDLATPREVRDAWLDITSRAQRKRPGAYIAGCLVQTMGPTKAREVVIRFTQDPQFGPLVSFSLAGPSAEVLGDISYRLAPLTLQDVQDIVREIKSFPLLRGIRGEEPVNLAAIEDILLSMSQMATDFPEIREAELNPILVDAEGALVTDLRLTIG from the coding sequence ATGCAACCAGACGCACATCTTCGATCTCTATTCAACCCGGACTCCATCGCCATCATTGGCGTATCGAGGAGCTCGCATAAGCTCGGCAATGTCATTTTGTCCAATTTGATTGCCGCAGGGTACAAGGGGACAATCTTCCCCGTCAATCCCGCAGGGGGAGAAATTCTCGGCATACCGACTTTTTCCGACATTTCCGCGCTGCCCAAACCTCCGGACCTCGGCATTATTGTCCTGCCACGAGAAAAAGTCCTGAACGCCATGCAGGAACTGGCCGAGGCAAATGTCAGTGCCATCTGCGTCATCACTGCCGGTTTTCGCGAAACAGGCAGAGACGGATTCGAAATCGAGATGAAAATGGCAGAACTTGCCCGGCGCAAAGGGATCACTCTGCTCGGACCCAACACGCTTGGACTCATCAATACGGCTACCGGCCTGAATGCCACCATAGCCCAGGCCAAACCGACCAAAGGGTCCATAGCCTTCTTTTCGCAGAGCGGGGCGCTCTGCTCAGCCATTCTTGATTGGGCCGACGGCGAGAATATCGGTTTTTCCAAATTCATTTCGCTCGGCAACAAGGCCGGCATATCCGAAGCAGATGTTCTGGAATCCTTAGGGGAAGACCCGGATACCAAGGTCATCATCGGTTATCTGGAATCCGTTGATGACGGTCAGAATTTTTTGACAAAAGCCCGGGCTGTGACCAACAAGAAGCCGATCATCATAATCAAAGCAGGCACCACGCAGGCAGGCGCACGGGCAACATCCAGCCATACAGGCTCCATTGCCGGGTCCGTAATCGCTTCTACCGCCGCCTTCAAACAGGCGGGGATCATCCCGGTGAAAAGCCTTGAATCCCTGTTCGACCTCGCACGAGCCTTTGCCGAGCAACCGTTACCCAAAGGTCCAAACCTGACCGTGGTCACCAATTCCGGTGGTCCTGGTATTCTGGCAGCCGATGCATGTGAAGCCGCCAATCTGAATCTAGCCCGTCCGTCGACAGCCACTCTGGAAAAACTGACCGAGGTTCTGCCCCCGTTTGCCGCCATCTACAACCCTATCGACATTATCGGTGATGCCAAGGCAGAACGTTATCGCGCCACGCTGGAGGCTGTTGCTCAGGATACAATGACCAACGCCATACTGGTTCTGTTGACACCCACTGCCTCAGCCGAGATCGAGGCGACGGCTCAAGTGATAATTGATGTGGCACAGACATGTGACAAACCGATTTTCGCAAGCTTCATGGGCGACGAACGCATAGGACCAGGCCGTGACATGTTGCTGCAGGCAGGCATCCCCTGCTACGGCTACCCGGAGCCTGCCGTGCGCGCCATTTCTGCCATGCATGCTCATTATCAATGGAAAACCCGTCCCTATCCGGTAGAAGTCTGTTTCCGACGCGATAAAGGCCGTGCCGAGCGGACCATCCAATCGTTGATGGCGCAGGGTATTTCCGAGCTACCGTTTTCCGAAGCCATGGACATCGCAATGGCCTACGAACTGCCCGTTCCCGAGACCCGTCTGGTCCGTACCAGTGACCAGGCTGTCCGTGCGGCAAAAAAACTGGGTTATCCTGTTGCATTGAAACTGGTTTCTCCGCATATTCCCAGCCGCAGTGACGTCAACGGCGTAGCATTGGACCTGGCGACACCACGCGAAGTGCGCGACGCATGGCTCGACATCACGTCTCGCGCCCAGCGCAAACGCCCCGGTGCTTATATCGCAGGGTGTCTGGTCCAGACCATGGGCCCGACCAAGGCCCGCGAGGTCGTCATCCGATTCACGCAGGACCCGCAATTCGGACCGCTTGTCTCCTTCAGCCTGGCAGGACCGTCAGCCGAAGTGCTCGGAGACATAAGCTATAGACTGGCCCCATTGACCTTGCAGGACGTTCAGGACATTGTTCGTGAAATTAAGTCGTTCCCCCTGCTTCGAGGCATTCGGGGTGAAGAACCAGTCAATCTGGCGGCTATAGAAGATATTTTACTGTCCATGTCGCAAATGGCGACGGACTTTCCAGAGATTCGGGAAGCTGAACTCAACCCGATTCTGGTGGATGCCGAAGGTGCGCTTGTCACCGACCTGCGCTTGACCATCGGCTAA
- the rnc gene encoding ribonuclease III has protein sequence MDTDELQDCIHHRFGQVKFLEIALTHSSFANEQEVNQDNERLEFLGDAVLELCISEEGFKRYPYAAEGQLTRIRSQLVKEQSLAAIARDLKLDKYIRLGRGEELQGGRDRDALLADALEAVLGAVFMDGGFGVAKKTILNIFEDQWPEEAMLPETKDYKSKLQEVAQERFRERPIYALAGTSGPEHEKLFMIDVTLPEGEVFRGIGTSVKRAEQESARFALEFLSEE, from the coding sequence ATGGATACCGATGAACTACAGGATTGTATCCACCATAGGTTTGGTCAAGTCAAGTTTCTGGAGATAGCACTTACGCACTCCTCCTTTGCCAATGAACAAGAGGTCAATCAGGACAATGAACGTCTGGAATTCCTGGGGGATGCAGTTCTTGAACTCTGCATTTCCGAAGAGGGTTTCAAGCGATATCCGTATGCTGCCGAAGGGCAGCTGACCAGAATTCGTTCCCAATTGGTGAAAGAACAGAGCCTTGCAGCTATAGCCCGTGATCTCAAACTGGATAAATATATCAGATTGGGACGCGGAGAAGAACTGCAGGGCGGTCGGGATCGGGATGCCTTATTGGCAGACGCTCTTGAGGCCGTGCTAGGAGCCGTGTTTATGGACGGCGGGTTTGGAGTGGCGAAAAAAACCATCCTGAATATATTTGAAGATCAGTGGCCGGAAGAGGCTATGTTGCCTGAGACCAAGGACTACAAAAGTAAATTGCAGGAAGTGGCGCAGGAACGGTTTCGTGAGCGTCCCATTTATGCGCTGGCTGGGACCAGTGGTCCGGAACACGAAAAGTTGTTCATGATTGACGTGACCCTGCCTGAAGGTGAGGTCTTCCGTGGAATAGGAACCAGCGTCAAGCGGGCTGAACAGGAATCGGCTCGGTTCGCATTGGAATTCCTTTCCGAAGAATAA
- a CDS encoding flagellar hook assembly protein FlgD, whose product MGYIDNSGMILGAQEERLAASNVPQNKSKMDQDSFLTILVAQLTHQDPLNPMEDTEMTSQLAEFSSLEQLTNINNGITSLGSSMQQSDMLSAVSFIGKEVKAEGYKISMTEGNASTIYYGFGEPVSKIMMNIYDSEGAIIRSVELGSKKAGSYQYEWDGKNEAGQSMPDGQYGIGILGEDLNGKHVMVQTEISGRVDAVVNENGTQYLRLSDGRFISFLNVKEVVDPGTAPVVDPTEDTTEE is encoded by the coding sequence ATGGGTTACATAGACAATAGTGGAATGATTCTAGGGGCACAGGAAGAGCGACTCGCTGCATCCAACGTTCCACAGAACAAATCAAAAATGGATCAGGATTCGTTCCTGACCATCCTTGTGGCACAACTGACACATCAGGACCCGCTCAATCCGATGGAAGACACGGAGATGACCTCCCAGTTGGCCGAGTTCTCAAGTCTTGAGCAGCTCACCAACATCAACAACGGCATCACGTCACTGGGCAGTTCCATGCAGCAGAGCGACATGCTCTCCGCCGTCAGCTTCATCGGCAAGGAAGTCAAAGCTGAAGGCTACAAGATCAGCATGACAGAAGGCAATGCATCGACCATCTACTACGGCTTCGGCGAGCCAGTTTCGAAGATCATGATGAACATCTACGATTCCGAAGGTGCCATCATCCGTTCTGTCGAGCTTGGAAGCAAGAAAGCCGGTTCATACCAGTACGAATGGGACGGCAAGAACGAAGCGGGTCAGAGCATGCCTGATGGCCAGTACGGCATCGGTATCCTCGGAGAAGACCTCAACGGCAAACATGTCATGGTCCAGACGGAAATTTCCGGCAGGGTCGACGCCGTGGTCAATGAAAACGGCACACAGTACCTGCGCCTGAGCGATGGCAGATTCATCAGTTTCCTCAACGTCAAGGAAGTGGTTGACCCCGGAACAGCTCCGGTAGTGGACCCGACCGAAGATACGACCGAGGAATAG
- a CDS encoding flagellar hook-basal body complex protein encodes MGLGASLYSGISGLTVHSERMTVIGNNLANVNTTGFKGARMQFEDLMSTDFSTVNGIGQVGRGVRVSTIYSDFGQGGLEASTEATDMAISGDGMFVVSPLGEDMKYFSRAGNFRFDNDGFLVDPHGYVLQGWEIEGTSTSVTTASSNTAVSPRSARIIGTPTDIRLENFQSEPNPTTNVSFVTNLDPTAPDSSTSTTTPYFAMFNNWRGNEETPLAPTLYGYSTTMKVYDDIGTAHNLTVYYDQVTLSNAGGDTVWEYMVTCEPNADRRILSGANGLQTPIGQGGTSAAGVLMIGTMTFTTGQLSGMSAYTLKSNGGGAVKDLNNWDLADFSTSGYPVCTANFLGKSNASTAQATNATPIQVDFGMINRDLSSNGGAITIGWGGGLGTLPTTAAMVGNDISNTGYLANFKDPAVSALATQSYDTGGSSTLFQSQNGYSAGILQNISVSREGVITGHYSNGQVLELYAVTLATFTNKHGLRREGGNLFTETRESGPALTGQAGSTGKGTIDGNSLETSNVDMATEFVRMITTQRGFQANTKVITTTDSMLGEVIAMKR; translated from the coding sequence ATGGGTTTAGGAGCATCACTGTATTCCGGCATTTCAGGCCTTACGGTGCATTCCGAACGAATGACGGTCATCGGCAACAACCTCGCCAACGTGAACACCACGGGTTTCAAAGGCGCACGGATGCAGTTCGAAGATCTCATGAGCACCGATTTTTCCACAGTCAACGGCATAGGCCAGGTGGGTCGCGGCGTCCGCGTTTCGACCATCTATTCGGACTTCGGCCAGGGAGGGCTGGAAGCCTCCACTGAAGCAACCGACATGGCTATATCCGGTGACGGCATGTTCGTGGTTTCGCCCCTTGGCGAGGACATGAAGTATTTTTCCAGAGCAGGCAATTTCCGTTTCGACAATGACGGATTCCTTGTCGATCCGCATGGGTACGTCCTGCAAGGGTGGGAAATTGAAGGAACAAGCACTTCGGTGACAACCGCAAGTTCAAACACGGCTGTCTCACCGCGTTCAGCCAGAATCATCGGCACACCCACCGATATCAGATTGGAAAATTTCCAGTCTGAACCGAACCCGACCACCAACGTGTCCTTCGTCACGAACCTGGACCCGACGGCCCCGGACAGTTCTACCAGCACCACCACACCATATTTCGCCATGTTCAACAACTGGCGGGGTAATGAAGAGACACCGCTGGCACCGACGCTCTACGGCTATTCAACAACCATGAAAGTCTATGACGACATCGGAACCGCCCATAACCTGACCGTCTACTATGACCAGGTCACGTTGAGCAACGCCGGTGGCGACACCGTCTGGGAATACATGGTTACCTGTGAACCGAATGCTGACCGCCGTATCCTCTCAGGTGCCAACGGACTCCAGACCCCCATCGGGCAAGGAGGCACATCGGCAGCAGGCGTGCTCATGATTGGCACAATGACGTTCACCACAGGCCAGTTGTCCGGCATGAGCGCATATACGCTCAAGTCAAACGGCGGCGGTGCAGTCAAAGATTTGAATAACTGGGATCTGGCGGACTTCTCCACCAGCGGTTACCCGGTCTGCACGGCTAACTTCCTGGGTAAATCCAATGCCAGCACAGCCCAGGCTACGAATGCCACTCCGATTCAGGTTGATTTCGGCATGATCAACCGAGACCTGTCCAGCAACGGTGGCGCGATCACCATCGGTTGGGGCGGCGGTCTCGGCACCCTTCCCACGACTGCTGCCATGGTCGGCAACGACATCAGCAACACGGGCTACCTGGCAAACTTCAAGGACCCCGCAGTCAGCGCACTGGCCACCCAGAGTTACGACACAGGAGGTTCTTCCACCCTGTTCCAGAGCCAGAATGGATATTCTGCAGGTATCCTGCAAAACATCTCAGTGTCTCGCGAGGGCGTCATTACCGGCCACTATTCCAATGGTCAGGTATTGGAACTCTATGCCGTGACACTGGCTACCTTCACCAACAAGCATGGACTCAGACGTGAAGGCGGCAACCTGTTCACTGAAACCCGTGAATCCGGCCCCGCCCTGACCGGGCAGGCAGGCTCCACAGGAAAGGGAACCATCGACGGAAACTCCCTGGAAACGTCCAACGTGGACATGGCCACCGAATTCGTGCGCATGATCACCACGCAGCGTGGTTTCCAGGCCAACACCAAGGTTATTACCACCACAGACTCAATGCTCGGCGAAGTTATCGCCATGAAGCGTTAA
- a CDS encoding glycosyltransferase translates to MQKRQSTWPGFRETPPRILLLTSQYFLIGELKAACERLGVEHHFLDFGTKEMDLDTFVSQMVSTLTDFKPDFVLTVNHLGVDREGVLTALLKTYDIPLASWFVDNPHLILDAYQNLFECRTALFTWDFDTVDSLKDMGFRDVFHLPLGADPTRLVPHRTIPVNEWRAPISFVGNSMLTKTIKRIQASMPSPRLLEAGMEVAKSFGESGEPQAGRFLRKNYPELLPEFENLMTPERKQAYLTFITWQSTLLYRLDCVLRILDFDPLIVGDPGWNELLKGRTGWRYHSELSYYDDLPDFYPLSDINFNCTSQQMKGAVNQRVFDVPTCGAFLLTDYRRQMEELFEPGKEIVFYNHPDEIPGLVDIYLNAPDKRQSVIDAARKRVMAEHTYDHRMTSLMETMRQTFE, encoded by the coding sequence ATGCAAAAAAGACAGAGCACATGGCCCGGTTTCAGAGAAACGCCTCCGCGCATACTCCTGCTCACCAGCCAATATTTTCTCATAGGCGAACTCAAGGCAGCGTGCGAACGGCTCGGTGTTGAACACCACTTCCTGGATTTTGGCACGAAGGAAATGGACCTCGACACCTTTGTCTCGCAAATGGTGTCAACTCTGACCGACTTCAAACCGGACTTTGTCCTCACGGTCAACCATCTTGGTGTAGATCGCGAGGGCGTGCTCACCGCACTGCTGAAAACCTACGACATTCCACTGGCCTCCTGGTTCGTGGATAATCCGCATCTCATCCTTGATGCCTACCAGAACCTGTTCGAATGCCGAACCGCCTTGTTCACCTGGGACTTCGACACCGTGGACTCACTCAAGGACATGGGCTTCCGAGATGTCTTCCACCTGCCGTTGGGAGCAGACCCCACTCGACTGGTCCCGCACCGAACCATACCAGTGAATGAATGGCGCGCGCCCATTTCCTTTGTGGGAAATTCCATGTTGACCAAAACCATCAAACGTATCCAGGCATCCATGCCGTCTCCACGACTGCTTGAAGCAGGTATGGAAGTCGCCAAGAGCTTTGGTGAGTCAGGTGAACCACAGGCAGGTCGATTCCTGAGAAAGAACTACCCCGAACTGCTGCCGGAATTTGAGAACCTGATGACTCCGGAACGAAAGCAGGCCTACCTGACATTCATCACATGGCAGTCCACCCTGCTTTATCGGCTTGACTGCGTACTTCGCATTCTCGACTTCGACCCACTCATCGTGGGTGATCCAGGCTGGAATGAACTGCTCAAAGGCCGCACGGGGTGGCGATATCACTCCGAACTGTCCTACTATGACGACCTGCCCGACTTCTATCCTCTCTCTGATATCAATTTCAACTGCACCAGCCAGCAAATGAAAGGTGCGGTCAATCAACGGGTGTTCGATGTCCCTACCTGCGGCGCATTCCTGCTTACTGACTACCGCCGACAGATGGAAGAGCTGTTCGAACCCGGAAAAGAGATCGTCTTTTATAACCATCCCGACGAGATCCCCGGGCTGGTGGACATCTACCTGAATGCCCCGGACAAGCGACAGAGCGTCATTGATGCCGCGCGTAAACGTGTCATGGCAGAGCACACATACGACCACCGCATGACCAGTCTCATGGAAACCATGCGTCAGACATTCGAGTAA
- a CDS encoding flagellar hook-length control protein FliK: MQNIPGIAIKEATEQIPVMKISPANKGDQNALFADLFNEHATMVENELALTPVSSKDKMLESAPDTDEHKETVNAAGTKAPVQEEPEPEVDHRESLMTKEDFEEVKDDLEAYGMTEKEIADIEKKINSDEGMTWGQFTSVVAHKMAELRTNQLSDEQKEKLNTFFAKFGFTPKESEKLIKHLENGNQDKVMKALQAKVDAMPQGQQLLFDKQEIEAFTTALSFSKEFTSKIQELFGTNTLPKDVKEAFTLMRQEMVKMDSKDRELVRAVTKGFVKAMGDTAKESTLARQVAEAVDLKPRVAEEQIKADVSENFKDASHVRKDALADAKVRSHSERNMAEKVEIKTDAKPDAKTDTPEQQNTESNKHWTELLSKTSDDGSRPIENKTQIKTGDAAQALKAGLTVSTETGTATKTQAWEKVSAPKVMTQVDNAFIKTLNNGGKQLTLQLTPENLGKLSIVLQVNGKEVSASIRAESPEAAKIINENIDIIKNSLENQGLKVEKLDVQTGLANNQEARDWFGQEQHNMSRDRDAMAAMRNHMKNMRSGDGGPLAQDLQLLREQAINAAHGLHVIA, translated from the coding sequence ATGCAAAATATTCCTGGCATCGCTATTAAAGAGGCCACCGAACAGATTCCGGTGATGAAAATATCACCCGCAAACAAGGGAGATCAAAACGCCCTGTTCGCGGATCTATTCAATGAGCATGCCACCATGGTCGAGAATGAACTCGCCCTGACGCCTGTCTCCTCCAAAGATAAAATGCTCGAATCCGCTCCAGACACAGATGAGCATAAAGAGACCGTTAACGCCGCAGGCACCAAGGCACCTGTCCAGGAAGAGCCGGAACCCGAAGTCGATCACCGTGAATCGTTGATGACCAAGGAAGACTTTGAAGAAGTCAAAGACGATCTTGAAGCATACGGTATGACCGAGAAAGAAATTGCCGATATCGAAAAAAAGATCAACAGCGATGAGGGCATGACCTGGGGACAGTTCACTTCAGTCGTCGCTCACAAGATGGCGGAACTGCGGACCAACCAGCTCTCCGATGAACAGAAAGAGAAACTGAACACCTTCTTCGCGAAGTTCGGCTTCACCCCCAAGGAAAGCGAAAAGCTCATCAAGCACCTGGAGAACGGCAACCAGGACAAGGTCATGAAGGCTCTTCAGGCCAAGGTCGATGCCATGCCTCAGGGCCAGCAACTGCTGTTTGACAAGCAGGAAATCGAAGCTTTCACCACGGCACTGAGCTTTTCCAAGGAATTTACTTCCAAGATTCAAGAACTTTTCGGCACCAATACGCTGCCAAAGGACGTCAAGGAAGCCTTTACCCTTATGCGTCAGGAAATGGTGAAGATGGATTCCAAGGACCGCGAACTTGTCCGCGCCGTAACCAAAGGATTCGTCAAGGCCATGGGGGACACTGCCAAGGAAAGCACTCTTGCCCGTCAGGTGGCCGAAGCAGTGGACTTGAAGCCTCGCGTAGCCGAGGAACAGATCAAGGCCGACGTCAGTGAAAATTTCAAAGATGCATCACACGTACGCAAAGACGCTTTGGCAGATGCCAAGGTCCGAAGTCATTCCGAAAGGAATATGGCTGAAAAGGTTGAAATAAAGACTGACGCAAAGCCGGATGCCAAAACCGACACTCCCGAGCAGCAGAACACCGAATCCAACAAGCATTGGACCGAACTGCTCAGCAAGACCAGCGATGACGGCTCACGTCCCATAGAAAACAAAACGCAGATTAAGACAGGCGACGCAGCCCAGGCTCTCAAGGCTGGATTGACCGTCTCAACAGAGACCGGGACCGCGACCAAAACTCAGGCATGGGAAAAAGTTTCCGCCCCCAAGGTCATGACACAGGTGGACAACGCCTTCATCAAGACACTGAATAATGGCGGCAAGCAGCTCACTCTGCAACTCACTCCCGAGAACCTCGGCAAGCTCTCCATAGTGCTCCAGGTCAACGGCAAGGAAGTGAGTGCGAGCATTCGTGCCGAGAGTCCTGAGGCAGCCAAGATCATCAATGAAAATATAGATATCATTAAGAATTCTTTAGAAAATCAAGGACTGAAAGTTGAGAAACTTGACGTTCAGACCGGCCTTGCCAACAACCAGGAAGCCCGCGACTGGTTTGGTCAGGAACAACACAACATGTCCCGAGACCGTGATGCCATGGCCGCTATGCGCAACCACATGAAGAACATGCGCAGCGGTGATGGCGGCCCTCTGGCCCAAGACCTGCAACTACTCCGTGAACAGGCAATTAATGCCGCTCATGGGTTACACGTTATTGCGTAA